Sequence from the Collinsella aerofaciens ATCC 25986 genome:
TTCTTGACGTCTGCCATCCTAGAGCTCCTCTCCGGCGGCCGTGAGCTCTGCCATGGCCTGCTCAAACTGTTCATCGTTGGGGGCCTTACCGTGCCAACCCACCTGGTTCTCCATAAAGGAGACGCCCTTGCCCTTCATAGTCTCGGCGATAATGGCGGTCGGCTGCCCCTTGGTGGCGCGAGCCTCGGCAAAGGCGGCGCGGATCTGGTCGAAGTCGTTGCCGTCGGCGAGCTCCACCACGTGGAACTTAAAGGCGCGGAACTTGTCGGCGAGCGGCATGGGGTCGTTGACCTCCTCGACGGGGCCGTCGATCTGCAGGCCGTTGTGGTCGACGATCACGCAGAGGTTATCGAGCTGCTGGTTGCCGGCAAACATGGCTGCCTCCCAGACCTGGCCCTCCTCGCTCTCGCCATCACCCAGCAGGGCGTACGTGCGGTAAGTATCGCCCCAGTGCTTGGCGGCAACCGCCATGCCCACGGCGGCGGAGATGCCCTGGCCGAGCGAGCCGGTGGACATGTCGACGCCCGGGGTGTCGTTCATGTTGGGATGACCCTGCAGGTGGCTGCCGATATGGCGCAGCGTCTCGAGATCCTCCTTGGGGAAGAACCCACGCTCGGCGAGCACGGCGTACAGGCCCGGAGCGCAATGGCCCTTGGAGAGCACAAAACGGTCGCGATCGGCCTTGCGGGGATCGGCCGGGTCGACGTTCATTTCCTCAAAGTACAGATAGGTCATGATGTCGGCAGCGCCGAGCGAACCGCCCGGATGGCCGGACTTGGCAGCGTGCACGCCGGTGACGATGCCCTTCCTTACCTCGTTGGCAACCTTTTTGAGCTCTTCGTCGCTCATTGTGCCTTCCTTTCATCCTCATTAGACAAAATGCGCACGGCACCGAAGGTAATCCCAACACAGCCGCAATGCACGTACGTCATTCATTATGCTGGAAACTGATGGCTTTACCAGAGTTTTTATCATTATTTGAACAATTTAGCAGGCAGAACCGCTGATGAAACGGTTTATCAATGTGAACGTCTTTTGGATGGAACGCGGTCGACCCTACGCGCTAATGTCCTTGAATCCCTCACCGAAGGCTTCCGTAACGTCAGCGACCGTCACAATGGCGTGAGGATCGCGCTCGCGCACGATCGTCTTGAGGGTATTGAGCTCTCGACGGCTCACGATGACCATAATCACCGGCTTCTCGGCACCCGAATACATGCCAGTCGCCTTAAACTTGGTACAACCACGACCCAGGCCATACATGATATCGGCAGCGATATCAGGGAACTTGTCCGAGATGATGAGTACCATACGGCGTTTGTTGCCGCCATCGACCACGGCATCGATCACGTAGCCGCTAATGACCATCGAAAGGCCTGCATATAGTGCGTTTTCGATTGAAAAGACCGGAGCCGACAGCGCACACACGGCAACGTCGATTGCCATGACGGTCGAGCCCACCGGCAGCGAGGTGTTACGCGAAATGATTTGGCCAATCGTGTCCGAGCCGCCGGTGTTGGCGCCGGCGCGCAACACCATGCCGTAACCGATGCCCGTAATAATGCCGCCCCACATAGCGGGAAGCATCAGGTCCGCATCCGCCAGAGGTGCTACAAACGGGGCGAACAGATCGGTAAAGAAGCCCAGCAGCACAAAGCCCGTCGCGGTCTGCACCACGTAGAACATGCCGCCCTCGCGCATAACGACCAGCAGCAGCAAGGCGTTCATCACGATGGTCTGGATACCGACGGGGAGCGACACGCCTCGCGCCGCGCCGACCGCCTGGATAATGGTGGCAAGGCCCGTAACGCCACCGGCGGCAAGACCGTTGGGAATCAAAAACAGGTCGGTCGCGATGGCGGCCAAGGCACACCCCAACATGATCTGGGGCAGGTCGTGAAAGAAGTTCATCGAAAGAATGCGCTTGATGTCCAGACGATATGCCATGCTGCCTCCCTCAAAAAAGCGCACCCAAACGGATGCGCTTCGAACTTCTTGCTGTATTCGATTCTACCGATTCGCCGAGCAAAAACCACCCCTGCGCAGGGTTTGCTCTGGATACAAAACCACCCTGCTCGGAGGGTTTTAATCCATTTCCACATAAACCGGGCGGTTTATGCAGACGGGGTCTCCGCATCAGCGTTGCCGGTAGCCCAGCGATGGTAGCCAATAACAAACGGGTCCAGGTCGCCATCGTCAAGAACGGCCTCGACATTGCTGGTCTCCACGCCCGAGCGCAGATCCTTGACCATCTGATACGGGTAGAGCACGTAGCTGCGAATCTGGTTGCCAAAACCGATCGTGGTCTTGGGTCCGCGAATCTCATCGAGCGCCTCGGCGCGCTTCTCGAGCTCAATCTCGTACAGGCGAGCCTTGAGGATCTGCATGCACGCGGCCTTGTTCTGAATCTGGCTGCGCTCGTTTTGGCAGGTAACCACAATGCCGCTGGGGAAATGCGTCACGCGCACGGCGGAGTCGGTGGTGTTGACGCCCTGACCGCCCGGGCCGCTCGCGTGGTACACGTCCACGCGGATGTCATCGGGACTGATCTCGATGTCGATATCATCGGGTAGCACGGGGATGACCTCGACGCCGGCAAACGTGGTCTGGCGGCGCCTCTTGTCGTCGGTGGGGCTAATGCGCACCAAGCGGTGGACGCCGGCTTCGGCGCGCAGCATGCCAAATGCGTCCTTGCCCTCGACGGTAAAGGTCGCGCGGTCGATGCCGATGACCTCGGCCGCGGGACAGTCGTTGATGGTGACCTTCCAGCCGCGACGCTGGCAGTACTTCATGTACATCTTAAAGAGCATGAAGGTCCAGTCCTGCGCCTCCAGACCACCCTGTCCGGGCTTGATGGTCACAATGGCATCGCCGTGATCGAACTCACCGGTAAACCAGCTCGAAAGCTCAAGCTCATCGATGGCACGGGCCAGGCGCTCAGCCGTGGCTGCAGCCTCCTCGCGAAGGGCGGCGGCGTCGGGGTCATCCCCCATCTCCTCGGCAAGCTCCAGCGCGGCGCGGGCATCGGAAAGCTCGCCGCGCGCGGTGTCCACGGCAGCGATATCTTCCTTGGTGCGCGCAATCTCCTCCATGGTGGCACGGGCGGCGTCGGCGTCATCCCAAAAGCCAGGGGCAACACTTTTGGCCTCGAGCTCGGACACGCGGGTACGCTTCTCGTCCAGGTGGAGATATGACTCGACCTCACCGAGCCGGTCCGCAAACGCGTCCAGCTCGGCGGGCGTTACCTCTAAAGCCTCAGCCATTAACGATTCCTGCCGTGGCAGTACTTAAACTTCTTGCCGCTACCGCAGGGGCACGGGTCGTTGCGGCCCACGTTGACGTACGGATCGTCGCTCTCGGACTTGCGATAGGTGGTCACCTTGCCACCGTTGTTGACGGCAGCCGGACCACCCTGGACAGCCGTGCGGGCCTGCACCTGCGCCTGCTTGCGCAGCACCGAGTCGCCGTTGTCACCATCGACCTCGGCAGGGCCGGAGAAGCGCGCGCCCTCGAGCGCGGGCTCCTCCTTGTGCTCCACGGCACGCGGGGCAGCCTTGATCTCGATGCGCAGAACCGTGCGCAGGTAATCCTCATACATGGTATCGACGAGTATCTGGAACGCGCCGTAGGCCTCGGTCTTGTACTCAACCAGCGGGTCGCGCTGGCCAAAGCCGCGCAGGCCGATGCCGGTCTTGAGGTAGTCCATCTCCTGCAGGTAGTTCATCCAGCGGGTATCGATGACGCGCAGCATGACCTGGGTATTGAGCTCGCGCATCAGGTCCTCGCCCAGACGCTCGGCCTTCATGTTGTAGCACTTCTCAACATAGGCCAAGACATCGGCAGCCAGGGCTTCAAAGTCCTCGTCGGGGAACTTCGGCGTATCGATGTGGCCGGTGAGCTCCACAACCCACTTGCGCAGGCCCTCCAGGTCGCGCTCGCCCTCGTGGCTGTCCTTGGTGCAGAACTCCTGCACGCAGCGGTACACGGTATCGTGCATGACCTCGGTGATGTGGTCGGTCAGGTCCTTGCCGTCCAGAATCTTGTTGCGCTCGGCGTAGATGACCTGGCGCTGCTTGTTCATGACGTCGTCGTACTCAAGGACGCTCTTACGCATGGAGAAGTTGATGCTCTCGACCTTGTGCTGGGCGCTCTCGACGGCCTTGGAGATGATCTTGTGCTGAATGGGCATGTCGTCGCCCATGTCGGCCGTGACCATCATCTTGGAGACGCGGTCCATCTTGTCGCCGCCGAACAGGCGCATGAGGTCGTCCTCGAGCGACAGGTAGAACTGGGTCTCGCCCGGATCGCCCTGACGACCGGAGCGGCCGCGCAGCTGGTTGTCGATACGACGGGACTCGTGGCGCTCGGTTCCGATAACGGTCAGGCCGCCGGCGGCAAGCACGCGCTCGCGCTCGGCCTTGCAGGTCTCCTTGGCCTCGGCGTTAAACTGCTCGAGCTGCTCGGGCGTCACGTCCTCCATGGTCAGGCCCTCGTGCTCAAGGCGCTCGCGCACCAGCTCGTCGGGGTTGCCGCCCAGCAGGATGTCGGTACCACGACCGGCCATGTTGGTGGCGATGGTCACGGCGCCGTAGCGTCCGGCCTGGGCAACGATGTGGGCCTCGCGTTCATGGTGCTTGGCATTGAGGACCTCGTGTGCGATGCCGCGCTTGGTAAGGGCGGCGGACAGCTTCTCGGAGCTCTCGATGGAGACGGTGCCCACCAGGACCGGTTGGCCCTTGGCGTGACGACGCTCAACGTCGTCGGCAACGGCGTTGTATTTAGCCTGAATGGTGCGGTACACCAGGTCCTCGTGGTCCACGCGCTGCACGGGCTTGTTGGAGGGGATGACCTCGACGGGCAGCTTGTAGATCTCGCGGAACTCAGCATCCTCGGTAAGTGCCGTGCCGGTCATGCCGGAGAGCTTGTCATACAGACGGAAGTAGTTCTGCAGGGTGATGGTGGCCAGGGTCTGGTTCTCCTCGCGTACGAGCACGCCCTCTTTGGCCTCAATGGCCTGGTGCAGGCCCTCGGAGTAACGGCGGCCTTCCATAATGCGGCCGGTGAACTCGTCGACGATCTTGACCTCGCCGTTGGTGACCACGTACTGCTTATCGCGGTGGAACATGTACTGGGCCTTCAGCGCCTGCTGCAGGTGGTTGACCAGCTGGCCCGAAAGGTCGGCGTAGATGTCCTCGATGCCCAGGCGGCGCTCGATCTTCTTAAGGCCGCGCTCGGTGGCGGCGATGGTGTGCTTGGCCTCATCCATGACATAGTCGCCCGTGGGCTCGACGTCCTCGGTAGCGGTAAGCATGTCGTGCGACACGTCCTCGCCGCGCTCAAGGCCACGCACGGCACGCGCGAAGTCCTTGTAGGTACTGGCGGACTTGGTGCCAGCGCCCGAGATGATCAGTGGGGTCCTGGCCTCATCGATCAGGATGGAATCGACCTCGTCGACGATGGCGTAGTTGTGACCGCGCTGCACGCGCTGCTCGGGACGGGTAACCATGTTGTCGCGCAGGTAATCAAAGCCGAACTCGGAGTTGGTGCCGTAGGTGACGTCTGCCTGGTAGGCCGGGCGCTTAAGCTCGAGCGGCATGTTGTTCTGGAGCAAACCGACGGTCATTCCCAGGTACTTGTAGATGCGGCCCATCCACTCGGAGTCGCGCTTTGCCAGGTAATCGTTGACGGTAACGACATGCACGCCCTTGCCGGCGATAGCGTTGAGGTAGCCGGCCAAGGTGGAGACGAGCGTCTTGCCCTC
This genomic interval carries:
- the prfB gene encoding peptide chain release factor 2, yielding MAEALEVTPAELDAFADRLGEVESYLHLDEKRTRVSELEAKSVAPGFWDDADAARATMEEIARTKEDIAAVDTARGELSDARAALELAEEMGDDPDAAALREEAAATAERLARAIDELELSSWFTGEFDHGDAIVTIKPGQGGLEAQDWTFMLFKMYMKYCQRRGWKVTINDCPAAEVIGIDRATFTVEGKDAFGMLRAEAGVHRLVRISPTDDKRRRQTTFAGVEVIPVLPDDIDIEISPDDIRVDVYHASGPGGQGVNTTDSAVRVTHFPSGIVVTCQNERSQIQNKAACMQILKARLYEIELEKRAEALDEIRGPKTTIGFGNQIRSYVLYPYQMVKDLRSGVETSNVEAVLDDGDLDPFVIGYHRWATGNADAETPSA
- a CDS encoding transketolase yields the protein MSDEELKKVANEVRKGIVTGVHAAKSGHPGGSLGAADIMTYLYFEEMNVDPADPRKADRDRFVLSKGHCAPGLYAVLAERGFFPKEDLETLRHIGSHLQGHPNMNDTPGVDMSTGSLGQGISAAVGMAVAAKHWGDTYRTYALLGDGESEEGQVWEAAMFAGNQQLDNLCVIVDHNGLQIDGPVEEVNDPMPLADKFRAFKFHVVELADGNDFDQIRAAFAEARATKGQPTAIIAETMKGKGVSFMENQVGWHGKAPNDEQFEQAMAELTAAGEEL
- a CDS encoding YitT family protein; the protein is MAYRLDIKRILSMNFFHDLPQIMLGCALAAIATDLFLIPNGLAAGGVTGLATIIQAVGAARGVSLPVGIQTIVMNALLLLVVMREGGMFYVVQTATGFVLLGFFTDLFAPFVAPLADADLMLPAMWGGIITGIGYGMVLRAGANTGGSDTIGQIISRNTSLPVGSTVMAIDVAVCALSAPVFSIENALYAGLSMVISGYVIDAVVDGGNKRRMVLIISDKFPDIAADIMYGLGRGCTKFKATGMYSGAEKPVIMVIVSRRELNTLKTIVRERDPHAIVTVADVTEAFGEGFKDISA
- the secA gene encoding preprotein translocase subunit SecA; its protein translation is MGFMSKLLSFGSDKDLKRYYKIVDQINGLEPQFEKMTEEELRAQTDKFRERYANGESLDDMLPEAFATVREASKRITGMRHFDVQLIGAMALHEGHIAEMKTGEGKTLVSTLAGYLNAIAGKGVHVVTVNDYLAKRDSEWMGRIYKYLGMTVGLLQNNMPLELKRPAYQADVTYGTNSEFGFDYLRDNMVTRPEQRVQRGHNYAIVDEVDSILIDEARTPLIISGAGTKSASTYKDFARAVRGLERGEDVSHDMLTATEDVEPTGDYVMDEAKHTIAATERGLKKIERRLGIEDIYADLSGQLVNHLQQALKAQYMFHRDKQYVVTNGEVKIVDEFTGRIMEGRRYSEGLHQAIEAKEGVLVREENQTLATITLQNYFRLYDKLSGMTGTALTEDAEFREIYKLPVEVIPSNKPVQRVDHEDLVYRTIQAKYNAVADDVERRHAKGQPVLVGTVSIESSEKLSAALTKRGIAHEVLNAKHHEREAHIVAQAGRYGAVTIATNMAGRGTDILLGGNPDELVRERLEHEGLTMEDVTPEQLEQFNAEAKETCKAERERVLAAGGLTVIGTERHESRRIDNQLRGRSGRQGDPGETQFYLSLEDDLMRLFGGDKMDRVSKMMVTADMGDDMPIQHKIISKAVESAQHKVESINFSMRKSVLEYDDVMNKQRQVIYAERNKILDGKDLTDHITEVMHDTVYRCVQEFCTKDSHEGERDLEGLRKWVVELTGHIDTPKFPDEDFEALAADVLAYVEKCYNMKAERLGEDLMRELNTQVMLRVIDTRWMNYLQEMDYLKTGIGLRGFGQRDPLVEYKTEAYGAFQILVDTMYEDYLRTVLRIEIKAAPRAVEHKEEPALEGARFSGPAEVDGDNGDSVLRKQAQVQARTAVQGGPAAVNNGGKVTTYRKSESDDPYVNVGRNDPCPCGSGKKFKYCHGRNR